From one Phaeodactylum tricornutum CCAP 1055/1 chromosome 16, whole genome shotgun sequence genomic stretch:
- a CDS encoding predicted protein: MGGAQGYATSLEGKKNTVTKVQSLLDSSQMVFTIPAGSITVAQTQALRRSMPSGTTVQIVKNKLMARAVEGTDYAVATSLLQGANAWFFIEEDIGGTLKAYNAFLKNFGKRESHPILGGVIEGNTYDAAGVEAIGKLPSKQDLYAKIAGSIKAVPTKVARVIKAPNSKLARAIKLATDEVHK; the protein is encoded by the coding sequence ATGGGTGGGGCACAGGGATACGCCACTTCGCTCGAGGGCAAGAAGAATACCGTGACCAAAGTGCAGAGTCTGTTGGATTCTTCCCAAATGGTCTTCACAATCCCCGCCGGATCCATAACTGTGGCACAGACGCAAGCGCTCCGACGCAGCATGCCGAGCGGTACCACCGTACAGATTGTCAAGAACAAGCTAATGGCCCGGGCCGTCGAAGGCACGGACTACGCCGTCGCCACCAGCTTGCTCCAGGGCGCCAACGCCTGGTTCTTTATTGAAGAAGATATCGGCGGTACTTTGAAAGCCTACAACGCGTTCTTGAAGAATTTCGGCAAGCGGGAGTCGCACCCTATTCTGGGCGGCGTGATCGAAGGTAACACGTACGACGCTGCCGGCGTCGAAGCCATTGGCAAATTACCCTCCAAGCAAGATCTGTACGCCAAGATTGCCGGATCGATCAAGGCCGTTCCCACCAAGGTGGCGCGGGTTATCAAGGCGCCAAACTCCAAGTTGGCGCGGGCCATCAAACTCGCCACGGACGAAGTTCACAAGTAA
- a CDS encoding predicted protein, translating to MRRRDRTSQWTKRPIGWPNVTWGLLLWSATRRSPPVSQAFVFRCRPSSTIIPSFELSSSGLRFRQRQLQPKPLQSLQPRSVRCPIFPLRTSPHNNQDEQPNDTTANVPTSASFRLWENAGAEMYDEQRPRRTLSSVTENPHAPPPWASLTDRNDWGVHVRSHPPLYPHTLDQVVSHIFHAVAATLYGQQMPDPNVVRNIWQGDTLHGRRPTRARWDAGRIGIELDHVQALFARENSSSSSSSSASGIRKLSLLLAGKLATQPWDGYETKQFHSDTHRITKGEPTRPIVLYFSTIKQALMASHELGILRRIEHETHATTTSTASTRYDSVTILSLDREATIPESLCRRPRRKGTSSNPAVNGCVDPTRGLLILVQPTDYDDEYRPPGPNVGSVERLQRLVAQAAIYQLPTVVLSPRYLKHPHFPEEAYEQSGFQQSGYYGGVEPPKGPTPWVLRDFTPPVLSWIGNALPVTRNARYRGVALWQSNLDEGHGWHVYGVPRMGGTTPDYLASTRTASGRPTQDVMRRVLAEFSRYDESTE from the coding sequence ATGAGGCGGCGAGACCGCACGTCGCAGTGGACTAAACGACCAATCGGATGGCCCAACGTCACCTGGGGCTTGTTGCTTTGGTCGGCGACTCGGCGTAGTCCGCCCGTGTCGCAGGCGTTCGTGTTCCGTTGCCGACCATCATCGACGATTATACCTTCTTTCGAGCTTTCCTCGTCGGGACTTCGCTTTCGACAGCGGCAACTACAACCTAAGCCATTGCAATCGTTACAACCTCGATCGGTTCGTTGTCCGATATTCCCTTTACGTACGTCGCCACACAACAATCAAGACGAACAACCGAACGATACCACTGCAAATGTCCCAACGTCCGCATCGTTCCGTTTGTGGGAAAACGCCGGTGCCGAAATGTACGACGAACAACGTCCACGTCGGACGCTGTCGTCCGTCACCGAGAACCCACACGCGCCTCCGCCGTGGGCGAGCCTTACCGATCGGAACGATTGGGGCGTGCACGTTCGTTCCCACCCGCCATTATACCCACACACTTTGGACCAGGTCGTGTCCCACATCTTTCACGCTGTCGCCGCCACTCTGTACGGTCAACAAATGCCGGACCCGAACGTGGTGCGCAATATTTGGCAGGGGGACACCCTGCACGGACGACGACCCACCCGCGCGCGCTGGGATGCCGGACGCATCGGAATCGAACTGGATCACGTACAGGCACTCTTTGCGCGAGAGAATAGCAGCAGTAGTAGCAGCAGTAGTGCCAGTGGAATCCGCAAATTGTCGTTGCTCTTGGCTGGTAAACTGGCCACGCAACCGTGGGATGGATacgaaacgaaacaatttCACTCCGATACGCACCGCATCACGAAAGGGGAACCAACTCGCCCAATTGTGCTCTATTTCAGCACAAtcaagcaagctctcatGGCGAGCCACGAACTCGGGATATTGCGTCGGATCGAACACGAAACGCACGCTACAACAACGTCCACTGCATCCACACGATACGATAGCGTGACGATTCTCTCGTTGGACCGCGAAGCGACCATTCCGGAATCGCTGTGCCGGCGGCCCCGGCGCAAGGGCACGTCGTCCAATCCAGCCGTGAACGGTTGCGTGGATCCTACGCGTGGTCTCTTGATCCTGGTGCAACCCACcgactacgacgacgaatacCGTCCACCCGGTCCGAACGTGGGTTCCGTGGAGCGCCTACAGCGGCTCGTTGCCCAAGCCGCCATTTACCAACTCCCCACTGTTGTTCTGTCTCCAAGGTATCTCAAACATCCACACTTTCCGGAAGAAGCCTACGAGCAGAGTGGTTTCCAACAATCGGGCTATTACGGTGGTGTGGAACCCCCGAAAGGGCCGACCCCTTGGGTCCTCCGGGACTTTACGCCGCCCGTCTTGAGTTGGATCGGTAACGCGCTACCGGTGACTCGAAACGCCCGCTACCGTGGGGTCGCCCTATGGCAGAGCAATTTGGACGAAGGCCATGGTTGGCATGTGTACGGCGTCCCCCGGATGGGTGGGACGACGCCGGACTACCTGGCGAGCACCCGGACCGCCTCGGGCCGACCCACCCAGGACGTGATGCGGCGGGTCCTAGCCGAGTTTTCGcggtacgacgaatccaCGGAATGA
- a CDS encoding predicted protein, protein MAFPGRTEDALFTAVAVGDHVQLSNVVAAHAHRALGNFLAMRQRWNVGACTSRSTRMEEKADEFHQVAAPYPFASPSDSRMAHSPQASHQACNDLLHELAAFLTNRVESRSSFGDSSYRPELERLVRDASASLTEIRPPANLVVYADGTTHWEPPPDAIDATVATTTLPHNNHIRAWCSTTPPVFDGSVANATPPPLGHGNGPAGGAGTILHLACAVDNPLALAFLLAIGADARSSHTAFRRLVVHEAACNGSLQCLTLLLETGRRLREMNEPKPARTTHSCSPTSASEFNLPYLPRRVQPNIESTTAVDSSETDPSCWRPYRAESSKLQCESEPELCRTRPSLDFVSLLWLFRDCAEQVKRGEITTLDAARQVLDYGSLSGVSKASLARSCALGSHLHVRSIGRPPGGTADGHGNTPLHWAAFKNETECVNLLLRYGSDPNARAHPSGWTPLHDAAYSNSRECIALLMDAGALVDARANSGATPLCFAAQEDSAEAAALLLRYGSDLQTRCAGGPVRDDNTIGPGGNPLHPHSRFSGYTPLHYCAHYNAHEAARVLLKHPTALAATEMADLNDRLPIHVAVARGSSDVLRELLHAGARVETRSRSYSQDSYLNDFGRPVTPIRLGSTAPPAPERVATPRRAQGASPRVSTPVSSPMLRSMIPSQPVMSAKPWNCLTQRSIDECRHLVAEAEKQWAPDRHLLFTPNDRRAVMQLLRVGKRLELDGTGIFIDLWPQVLSFCGRGWFEIEEVSAKSAMSEEMEPANDKDRGFAEDSDRSFSLSRF, encoded by the exons ATGGCCTTTCCGGGACGCACGGAAGACGCCTTGTTtacggcggtggcggtgggaGATCACGTCCAACTGTCGAATGTCGTGGCGGCGCACGCGCACCGTGCGTTGGGGAATTTCCTCGCGATGCGGCAACGTTGGAACGTCGGAGCGTGCACCTCACGATCGACACGGATGG AAGAAAAGGCGGACGAATTCCATCAGGTAGCGGCACCGTATCCCTTCGCTTCTCCATCCGACAGTCGCATGGCTCATTCGCCCCAGGCTTCCCACCAGGCCTGCAACGACTTGCTCCACGAGCTTGCCGCCTTTTTGACGAACCGCGTGGAGTCACGCTCCTCGTTCGGCGACTCGTCGTATCGCCCGGAGCTCGAGCGCTTGGTACGGGACGCTTCGGCGAGTTTGACGGAGATCCGTCCACCCGCCAACTTGGTCGTCTACGCCGACGGCACGACACACTGGGAACCCCCACCGGACGCCATTGACGCTACCGTCGCTACGACGACACTACCGCACAACAATCATATTCGAGCGTGGTGTTCGACGACACCCCCGGTCTTTGACGGGAGTGTGGCCAACGCCACGCCACCGCCGCTGGGCCACGGGAATGGGCCGGCGGGAGGCGCCGGAACGATCCTGCACTTGGCCTGTGCCGTCGACAACCCCTTGGCTCTCGCGTTTTTGCTCGCCATCGGAGCCGACGCACGCTCCTCGCATACGGCCTTTCGACGACTCGTTGTACACGAAGCGGCCTGCAACGGATCCCTACAGTGTTTGACGCTGTTGCTCGAAACCGGACGCCGCTTGCGGGAAATGAACGAACCCAAGCCCGCGCGGACGACCCACTCTTGCTCCCCCACGAGTGCGTCCGAATTCAATCTGCCCTATTTGCCGCGCCGTGTGCAGCCCAACATCGAATCGACCACGGCGGTGGATTCGAGTGAGACCGATCCGTCTTGTTGGCGCCCGTACCGTGCCGAGTCATCCAAACTCCAATGCGAAAGCGAACCGGAACTCTGTCGGACGCGACCGTCACTCGATTTCGTTTctttgttgtggttgtttcgtgactGCGCGGAACAAGTCAAACGCGGGGAAATTACTACACTGGACGCGGCCCGACAGGTTCTGGACTATGGGTCTCTCTCCGGTGTTTCCAAGGCCTCCTTGGCACGCTCTTGTGCCTTGGGGAGTCACCTCCACGTTCGGAGTATTGGTCGGCCCCCCGGAGGAACCGCCGACGGGCACGGCAACACACCATTGCACTGGGCCGCCTTTAAAAACGAAACGGAATGCGTCAACCTATTGTTACGGTACGGATCCGATCCAAACGCCCGGGCTCATCCATCCGGATGGACGCCACTGCACGATGCCGCCTACAGCAACTCCAGAGAATGCATCGCCCTCCTCATGGATGCTGGTGCGCTGGTCGATGCCCGCGCCAACAGTGGAGCCACGCCGTTGTGCTTTGCCGCCCAGGAAGACTCGGCCGAAGCCGCCGCTCTCCTATTGCGGTACGGCTCCGATCTGCAAACACGCTGTGCGGGAGGACCTGTACGGGATGATAATACCATTGGACCCGGGGGGAATCCGTTGCATCCGCATAGTCGGTTCAGTGGATACACACCCTTGCATTATTGTGCGCATTACAACGCCCACGAGGCCGCTCGTGTATTGCTCAAACATCCAACTGCCTTGGCGGCCACGGAAATGGCTGATTTGAATGATCGTCTCCCGATTCACGTAGCCGTGGCGCGAGGCAGTAGTGATGTCTTGCGGGAATTGCTACACGCCGGGGCGCGTGTAGAAACTCGATCGCGATCGTACTCCCAGGACTCGTATTTAAACGACTTTGGACGTCCCGTCACTCCTATACGGCTAGGGTCGACGGCACCGCCCGCGCCGGAACGCGTTGCGACTCCCCGACGTGCGCAGGGAGCGTCTCCGCGAGTGTCGACGCCCGTATCCTCTCCAATGCTGCGTTCCATGATTCCGTCGCAGCCCGTCATGTCCGCGAAGCCTTGGAATTGCCTGACGCAGCGCTCAATCGATGAATGTAGGCATCTGGTTGCCGAAGCAGAAAAGCAATGGGCCCCGGATCGACATTTGTTGTTCACCCCGAACGATCGACGAGCCGTCATGCAACTTTTGCGTGTGGGGAAGCGGCTCGAATTGGACGGTACCGGTATATTTATCGACTTGTGGCCACAAGTACTGTCTTTTTGTGGTCGAGGCTGGTTCGAAATAGAGGAAGTGTCCGCCAAGAGTGCAATGTCGGAAGAAATGGAGCCAGCCAATGATAAGGATAGAGGCTTTGCGGAGGACAGCGACAGATCTTTTTCACTATCACGGTTTTAG
- a CDS encoding predicted protein, with amino-acid sequence MVRIDVLDPKYQLSDQYKPDKEKQYKHPIEQDGWVIAHNALRGEIQLLRDALYAMKQRDQSLQDWEVASLQSAIDGHILHMLGHHSNEDDIVVPECRKRFLYPEKLETDHEILVKKIETIKGIMLGLDVGSKVDNLLHEWIEYQDMMLPHLLEEEEVGLPLFRSYFEPKAAAKITQKIARQASRLEMGSFVYFLGTEKFRSMFMKNEGIPDFVWFIMFKRSHKIFVQQFITNVEALTSGTAPTEPKCGSCNIL; translated from the exons ATGGTGAGAATAGATGTCCTTGATCCAAAGTATCAACTCTCGGACCAATATAAGCCGGACAAGGAAAAACAATACAAACATCCCATTGAGCAGGATGGTTGGGTCATCGCGCACAATGCTTTACGCGGGGAAATCCAATTGCTCCGCGATGCCTTGTACGCCATGAAACAGCGTGACCAAAGTCTTCAAGATTGGGAGGTCGCTTCATTGCAGTCTGCTATTGATGGGCATATATTGCACATGCTGGGACATCATTCGAATGAAGATGATATCGTCGTGCCCGAATGTCGCAAACGCTTTCTTTATCCAGAAAAA CTCGAAACTGATCACGAAATTCTCGTGAAAAAAATTGAAACTATCAAGGGCATCATGCTCGGCCTCGATGTGGGCAGTAAGGTCGATAATCTATTGCACGAGTGGATCGAGTACCAAGATATGATGCTGCCCCATTTGctagaagaagaggaagttGGCTTGCCTCTATTCCGCTCCTACTTTGAACCCAAGGCAGCCGCAAAGATTACGCAGAAAATCGCACGACAGGCCAGTAGACTGGAGATGGGGTCATTTGTATACTTTCTCGGCACCGAAAAGTTTCGCTCCATGTTTATGAAGAATGAAGGTATTCCCGACTTTGTGTGGTTCATCATGTTCAAACGCTCACACAAAATCTTTGTGCAGCAGTTCATCACCAATGTTGAGGCTTTGACAAGCGGAACTGCGCCCACCGAACCGAAATGTGGAAGTTGCAACATCCTTTAG
- a CDS encoding predicted protein, with amino-acid sequence MKIKVGILGLPNVGKSTLFNALVQKSIAHAANFPFCTIDPNVAPIPVPDPYLERLGRVAQSKAVKPATMEWVDVAGLAKGAHRGEGLGNRFLASLRECDAICHIIRAFEDPNVVHVDGQVDPVSDANVIGLELILADLAHVERRLEKTTCSGVERATLESIAESLEKGIPARDLQLSKEDLLSIKSMGLLTLKPFLYVFNVDEVDFCYREQALETARERLQLIPYCDLETKDNFTIVSAKMEANLGEKPRETQLSYLQDMGMEFEKDDQLEGIRSYNVMPTMVQRLLNLGLVYTGPGVASSRSQTTKAYMIDSGGGASTGRATTAHDFSGRLHGDIRKGFTRAEITKAEALLKYDSYVAAKDAGIVRTEGRDYILQPDEVVYIKWK; translated from the exons ATGAAGATAAAGGTGGGTATCTTGGGTCTTCCGAATGTTGGAAAGTCAACCCTCTTTAATGCACTTGTGCAGAAATCCATTGCGCACGCCGCTAATTT CCCATTTTGTACCATCGATCCCAACGTGGCACCAATCCCTGTCCCCGACCCATACTTGGAACGTCTCGGTCGTGTTGCGCAAAGCAAGGCAGTTAAACCAGCAACGATGGAATGGGTCGATGTGGCTGGTCTCGCCAAGGGTGCCCATCGTGGAGAAGGTCTTGGCAACCGCTTTCTAGCATCATTGCGGGAATGTGATGCGATTTGTCATATAATTCGTGCGTTTGAAGACCCAAATGTTGTGCATGTGGACGGACAGGTCGACCCAGTTTCCGATGCCAACGTGATTGGACTGGAACTGATCCTGGCGGACCTGGCTCACGTCGAGCGTCGTCTAGAGAAAACTACGTGCAGTGGTGTCGAGCGAGCGACGCTAGAGTCCATTGCCGAATCTCTCGAAAAGGGTATTCCGGCACGGGATCTACAATTGTCGAAAGAAGACTTGCTTTCCATCAAATCTATGGGATTGCTGACGCTCAAACCATTCTTATATGTGTTCAATGTTGACGAGGTTGACTTTTGCTACCGAGAACAAGCTCTCGAGACGGCCAGAGAAAGACTGCAGTTAATTCCGTATTGTGATCTTGAAACGAAGGATAACTTTACGATCGTGAGCGCAAAGATGGAAGCGAATTTAGGGGAAAAACCCAGAGAGACCCAATTGAGTTACCTCCAGGATATGGGAATGGAGTTTGAGAAGGATGACCAGCTTGAAGGCATACGGAGTTACAATGTAATGCCCACCATGGTTCAAAGATTGCTAAACCTGGGTTTAGTGTACACGGGACCCGGCGTTGCGTCCAGTAGGTCGCAAACCACCAAAGCGTACATGATCGACAGCGGCGGTGGTGCCAGTACCGGACGAGCAACCACCGCCCATGACTTTTCCGGTCGGTTGCATGGCGACATTCGCAAGGGATTCACCCGAGCCGAAATCACCAAGGCGGAAGCGCTGTTAAAATACGACTCCTACGTAGCCGCCAAAGATGCTGGCATTGTCCGTACCGAAGGCCGTGACTACATCCTCCAACCGGACGAAGTCGTCTATATCAAATGGAAATAG